From Vreelandella neptunia, the proteins below share one genomic window:
- a CDS encoding endonuclease/exonuclease/phosphatase family protein, translated as MLGILLGSIAILLLLATLIARIHLHWWWIRSFEFPRLQIAFLALITWLLAVIFVEPGPWLWVALLASGITVLFQVYYILPWTPLWPVQVKAAESNDSDKTITLLIANVLTPNRQAQALIDMIKQHQPDIVLTLESDQWWQDQLDPALAEQWPHSVKIPLDNLYGMHLYSHLELSNTSVEWLIQDDIPSIHTRVRLANGDSIRFYALHPRPPAPSESEKSLWRDAELLLVGKKIHEDPQATLVAGDLNDVAWSRTTRLFCRVGGMLDPRRGRGLFSTFHAKYPVLRWPLDHIFVTEHFTLVGMQRLNYFGSDHFPILATFCYRPSRQDEHETPEADAEERSEASETIQEGKTETQET; from the coding sequence ATGCTGGGTATTTTGCTAGGAAGCATAGCGATCCTACTGTTATTGGCTACGCTGATTGCACGGATACATTTACACTGGTGGTGGATCCGCAGTTTTGAATTTCCACGCCTGCAGATCGCCTTCCTAGCCTTAATCACCTGGCTATTAGCGGTTATCTTCGTTGAACCTGGCCCCTGGCTATGGGTAGCTCTACTTGCCTCCGGTATCACTGTATTGTTTCAGGTCTACTATATTCTGCCCTGGACACCGCTCTGGCCGGTGCAGGTTAAAGCGGCAGAGAGTAACGACTCAGATAAAACGATTACGCTGCTGATCGCCAACGTGCTGACCCCTAACCGGCAGGCCCAAGCGCTGATCGACATGATCAAACAGCATCAGCCCGACATAGTACTGACCCTGGAGTCAGACCAGTGGTGGCAGGATCAGTTGGATCCGGCGCTCGCAGAGCAGTGGCCACATAGCGTTAAAATCCCGCTCGACAACCTTTACGGCATGCACCTTTACTCTCACCTGGAACTCTCTAACACCTCGGTGGAATGGCTAATTCAGGACGATATTCCGTCTATTCATACCCGAGTGAGGCTTGCTAACGGCGATAGCATTCGCTTTTACGCACTCCACCCTCGTCCACCGGCCCCGAGCGAGAGTGAAAAATCCCTTTGGCGGGATGCTGAGCTGCTGTTGGTTGGCAAGAAGATTCATGAAGATCCCCAAGCGACGTTGGTCGCCGGGGATCTGAACGATGTAGCGTGGTCACGTACCACACGGCTGTTTTGCCGCGTTGGCGGCATGCTCGATCCACGCCGTGGGCGTGGTTTATTCAGCACCTTCCACGCCAAATATCCCGTTTTGCGCTGGCCCCTTGACCATATTTTTGTGACCGAGCACTTCACCTTAGTCGGCATGCAGCGCCTTAACTACTTCGGTTCCGACCACTTCCCGATACTGGCTACCTTTTGCTATCGCCCCTCACGTCAAGATGAGCATGAAACCCCCGAAGCCGATGCCGAGGAGCGCAGTGAGGCCAGCGAAACGATTCAGGAAGGTAAAACCGAAACGCAGGAGACCTGA
- a CDS encoding GAF domain-containing protein: MQNSVDYPLLNRQLEALLDTRDWLTNSAQTCAFIHQQLSDLNWAGFYLQRQPDVLGLGPFQGQPACHPIPFSKGVCGAAARQQTTQRVDDVHAVADHIACDANSRSELVIPIVMDGRVWGVLDLDSPLHGRFTQQDQAGIEALVATFKRQTDLPDLIQKSS, from the coding sequence ATGCAAAACAGTGTTGACTACCCTCTTCTCAATCGACAGCTTGAAGCGCTGCTCGATACACGCGATTGGCTCACCAACAGCGCGCAAACCTGTGCGTTTATTCACCAACAGCTTAGCGACTTAAATTGGGCAGGCTTTTATCTTCAGCGCCAGCCTGATGTGTTAGGTCTAGGCCCATTTCAGGGCCAGCCCGCCTGCCATCCAATTCCCTTTAGCAAAGGCGTATGCGGCGCGGCCGCTCGCCAACAAACCACCCAGCGAGTGGACGACGTGCACGCGGTTGCCGACCATATTGCCTGCGACGCCAACTCTCGCTCAGAGCTGGTGATTCCCATCGTGATGGACGGTCGCGTATGGGGCGTTCTTGACCTGGATAGCCCGCTGCACGGGCGCTTCACCCAACAAGATCAAGCAGGCATTGAGGCACTGGTCGCAACGTTTAAGCGCCAAACTGACCTGCCCGACCTAATTCAAAAGAGCTCGTAA
- a CDS encoding MetQ/NlpA family ABC transporter substrate-binding protein, with protein MQKLIIGSLTALALAVNVANAETRSIKMGTVAGPETEVMEVAARIAKEEYDLDVEIIEFTDYVTPNAALADGSLDANAYQHEPYLQSMVDDRGYDLAIAGYTFVYPIGAYSEKYDSIDDLPDGAQIALPNDPSNEGRALILMHNEGLITLNDPEFLESTPIDIAENPRDFRFREIEAAQLPRVLPDVDMAFINNTFAQPAGLSLDDALIKEGPESPYVNLIAVRGGDEEREEIRQLVDAYQRDEVIEKAEELFKGAAVPGWTE; from the coding sequence ATGCAAAAACTGATCATTGGTAGTCTTACAGCCCTGGCGCTTGCGGTTAACGTCGCCAATGCTGAAACGCGCAGCATCAAAATGGGCACCGTTGCGGGCCCTGAAACAGAAGTGATGGAAGTGGCGGCGCGCATTGCCAAAGAAGAGTACGACCTTGATGTGGAAATCATCGAATTCACTGATTATGTTACCCCGAACGCCGCCTTGGCCGACGGCAGCTTAGACGCTAATGCTTACCAGCATGAGCCCTACTTACAGTCGATGGTCGATGACCGTGGCTATGACCTGGCAATCGCTGGCTACACCTTCGTATACCCGATTGGCGCTTACTCAGAAAAATACGATAGTATCGATGACCTACCTGACGGCGCGCAAATCGCACTACCCAACGACCCTTCCAATGAAGGTCGCGCGCTGATTTTGATGCACAACGAAGGCCTGATAACCCTCAACGACCCTGAATTTCTCGAATCAACACCGATCGATATTGCTGAAAACCCTCGCGACTTCCGCTTCCGCGAAATTGAAGCCGCCCAGCTACCCCGCGTGCTGCCCGATGTGGACATGGCATTCATCAACAACACCTTCGCGCAGCCAGCTGGTTTAAGCCTGGATGACGCTTTGATCAAAGAGGGCCCTGAGTCTCCTTACGTCAACCTGATTGCGGTTCGCGGCGGTGACGAAGAGCGTGAAGAGATTCGCCAGTTAGTCGACGCCTATCAGCGCGACGAAGTGATCGAGAAAGCTGAAGAGCTGTTCAAAGGCGCAGCAGTTCCTGGCTGGACCGAGTAA
- a CDS encoding methionine ABC transporter permease, giving the protein MSSAMIDLILQATLDTLYMVAVSGLISTLVGLPLGVMLYVTRPRQILAKPVLNQVLSIITNVGRSIPFIILMVAIIPFTRMLVGTSIGINAASVPLTIAAIPFVARLVEAALNEISPGLIEAAQAMGATPWQIIGKVLIPEARGGIMTGLTITVVTLVSYSAMAGAVGGGGLGDLGIRYGYNRFNPTIMLITVVILVVMVQGFQSLGDYLVRKSDRK; this is encoded by the coding sequence ATGTCCAGCGCAATGATTGATCTCATTTTACAGGCCACGCTGGATACCCTTTATATGGTGGCCGTTTCAGGACTTATTTCTACCCTTGTGGGCTTGCCCCTTGGGGTAATGCTGTATGTCACGCGTCCGCGGCAAATATTGGCAAAGCCCGTACTTAATCAAGTACTGAGTATTATTACCAACGTTGGCCGTTCCATCCCGTTTATTATTTTGATGGTGGCGATCATTCCTTTTACGCGCATGCTGGTGGGCACCTCGATTGGCATTAACGCTGCGTCGGTACCGCTTACGATTGCCGCTATTCCGTTTGTCGCTCGGCTGGTCGAGGCGGCACTTAATGAAATCTCGCCAGGATTAATTGAAGCCGCCCAAGCCATGGGCGCAACGCCTTGGCAAATTATTGGCAAAGTGCTGATTCCAGAAGCTCGCGGCGGGATCATGACCGGCTTAACGATTACCGTGGTCACGCTAGTGAGCTACTCAGCCATGGCGGGTGCAGTGGGTGGCGGTGGCCTTGGCGACTTAGGCATTCGCTATGGTTACAACCGCTTCAACCCGACTATCATGCTGATTACGGTGGTTATCTTGGTTGTCATGGTGCAGGGCTTTCAGAGTTTGGGTGACTACTTGGTGCGCAAAAGTGACCGCAAGTAG
- a CDS encoding methionine ABC transporter ATP-binding protein, protein MIELSNVSKTYFSNNKGSGTNAVHALKNATLSVPKGTIHGVIGLSGAGKSTLIRCVNLLERPTSGSVTVDGQEMTQLSNAALNRARHRIGMIFQHFNLLTTRTVFDNVALPLELMGQKRRTVRDRVIPLLEMVGLADKANQYPAQLSGGQKQRVAIARALASKPQVLLCDEATSALDPQTTSSILELLRDINHQLGITILLITHEMEVVKSICHRVSLISDGELVEDSEVGDFFTAPRTQLGREFLNDFLQLTPPKELIERLLDAPGENTHPVVRLTFSGDAVSTPLISRLARECGVDVSILQAKVESIQERTLGLMIAELLGSPTQTQQAMHYLESHQLQVEVLGHVQRND, encoded by the coding sequence ATGATTGAACTTAGCAACGTCAGTAAAACCTATTTCAGTAACAACAAGGGCAGCGGCACTAATGCCGTCCATGCGCTCAAAAATGCCACTCTCAGTGTGCCCAAAGGCACTATTCACGGCGTCATCGGCCTCTCAGGCGCAGGCAAATCAACGCTGATTCGCTGCGTTAATCTCTTAGAGCGCCCCACGAGCGGTAGCGTCACGGTCGATGGTCAGGAAATGACCCAGCTGAGCAACGCAGCACTCAACCGCGCGCGCCACCGTATTGGCATGATTTTTCAGCACTTTAATCTATTGACCACACGCACGGTGTTCGACAACGTCGCCCTGCCTTTAGAGCTCATGGGGCAAAAACGCCGAACCGTTCGTGATCGCGTTATTCCGCTCCTGGAAATGGTAGGTCTGGCGGATAAAGCCAACCAGTACCCTGCTCAGCTTTCCGGCGGTCAAAAACAGCGGGTAGCAATTGCCCGGGCGCTAGCCAGTAAGCCTCAGGTACTGCTCTGCGATGAGGCAACCTCTGCCCTAGACCCACAAACCACCAGCTCAATACTGGAACTGCTGCGCGATATTAACCATCAACTGGGCATTACCATCCTGCTGATCACCCACGAGATGGAAGTAGTCAAATCGATTTGCCATCGGGTGAGCCTGATTTCAGACGGCGAACTGGTGGAAGACTCGGAAGTCGGCGACTTCTTTACCGCCCCACGCACCCAGCTGGGTCGTGAGTTTCTCAACGACTTCCTGCAGCTAACGCCGCCCAAAGAGCTGATCGAGAGGCTTCTTGACGCTCCCGGCGAAAACACCCACCCAGTGGTACGCCTAACCTTCTCTGGCGATGCGGTCTCGACGCCGTTGATTTCCCGCCTTGCTCGAGAGTGCGGGGTCGATGTCAGCATTTTACAAGCAAAGGTAGAGTCGATTCAGGAGCGCACCCTGGGCCTGATGATTGCGGAACTATTAGGTTCACCAACGCAAACCCAGCAAGCCATGCACTATCTCGAATCTCATCAACTGCAAGTGGAGGTACTCGGCCATGTCCAGCGCAATGATTGA
- a CDS encoding riboflavin synthase subunit alpha — MFTGIVQGVARVVAVRELEDFRVHVVELPPSMREGLEIGASVAHNGVCLTVTAIEGSNVSFDLMRETLRLTNLGAITPGQCVNIERAARFGDEIGGHSMSGHIISMAEVVAIEEAPNNRRLWFSLPERLGRFVFEKGYIGVDGISLTIGDVRVTESGAVEFSVNLIPETLSRTILQDRAPGDQVNIEIDPQTQVIVETVERILSQQNR; from the coding sequence ATGTTTACTGGCATTGTGCAAGGGGTAGCCAGAGTAGTGGCGGTGCGTGAGCTAGAGGATTTTCGTGTGCATGTGGTGGAGTTGCCGCCCTCAATGCGTGAGGGGCTTGAGATCGGAGCGTCCGTTGCTCATAACGGCGTTTGCTTAACAGTAACGGCGATTGAGGGCAGCAACGTTAGTTTTGATTTGATGCGTGAAACGTTGCGATTGACTAATCTTGGTGCAATCACCCCTGGGCAATGCGTCAATATAGAGCGCGCTGCGCGTTTTGGTGATGAAATCGGTGGGCACTCCATGTCGGGCCATATTATATCCATGGCAGAAGTAGTGGCCATCGAAGAGGCGCCCAACAACCGTCGGCTGTGGTTCTCGCTACCCGAAAGGCTGGGCCGATTCGTGTTTGAAAAGGGCTACATCGGGGTAGACGGCATCAGCTTAACCATTGGCGATGTACGCGTTACTGAGAGTGGGGCCGTGGAGTTCAGCGTCAATTTAATTCCTGAAACGCTGTCGCGCACCATTCTTCAGGATCGTGCACCTGGGGATCAGGTCAATATTGAAATTGACCCGCAAACCCAGGTAATCGTTGAAACCGTTGAGCGCATATTGTCGCAACAGAACCGGTAA
- a CDS encoding NCS2 family permease — protein sequence MKLLDNYFKLSEQKTNVKTEVIAGITTFLTMAYIIFVNPSILSEAGMDYGAVFVATCLAAAIGCFVMGMWANYPIAQAPGMGLNAFFTYGVVLGMGYTWEAALGAVFFSGLTFFLLSIFKIREWIINSIPMTLRLGIAAGIGLFLAMIALKNAGIVVANPATFVSLGDLSQPPAIYALLGFFVITALSYLRVTGAVMIGILGITIAAMVLGHNEYGGLMSMPPSIAPTFMAMDLVGALDVAMLSVIFAFLFVDLFDTSGTLVGVAHRGKLLDKDGKLPRIGRAMMADSTASMAGAALGTSTTTSYIESTAGIASGGRTGLTAVVVGVLFLISLFFAPLAGSIPAYATAGALLYVAVLMAGSLAHANWEDPTDAAPVLIAALAMPLTFSIAEGIALGFISYVAIKTLSGRFADLNPAVIILALLFATRYLFLV from the coding sequence ATGAAACTTCTGGATAACTATTTCAAGCTCTCCGAGCAAAAAACCAACGTGAAAACAGAAGTTATCGCAGGGATTACCACCTTCCTGACGATGGCCTACATCATCTTTGTAAACCCGAGCATCCTGTCTGAGGCGGGGATGGACTACGGCGCGGTGTTCGTGGCGACGTGTCTCGCAGCGGCGATTGGCTGTTTCGTCATGGGGATGTGGGCTAACTACCCGATTGCCCAGGCGCCCGGTATGGGCTTGAACGCCTTTTTCACCTACGGCGTGGTGTTGGGGATGGGCTATACCTGGGAAGCCGCGTTGGGTGCGGTCTTCTTCTCCGGCTTAACCTTCTTCTTGCTAAGTATTTTTAAAATTCGCGAGTGGATTATTAACTCCATTCCCATGACGCTTAGGCTAGGTATCGCCGCCGGTATAGGTTTGTTCTTGGCGATGATTGCGCTTAAGAACGCCGGTATTGTGGTTGCCAACCCTGCGACCTTTGTTTCCCTGGGTGATCTTTCCCAACCTCCGGCTATTTATGCGCTGCTGGGCTTCTTTGTGATTACCGCGCTATCTTACTTGCGAGTGACGGGTGCCGTCATGATCGGGATTTTGGGTATTACTATTGCTGCAATGGTGCTTGGCCATAACGAATACGGCGGTCTGATGTCGATGCCGCCCTCTATTGCACCTACCTTTATGGCAATGGATTTGGTGGGCGCGCTGGATGTAGCAATGCTTAGCGTGATCTTTGCCTTCTTGTTTGTAGATCTCTTCGATACCTCAGGCACACTGGTTGGCGTTGCTCACCGCGGCAAGTTGCTGGACAAGGATGGCAAGTTACCACGCATTGGTCGTGCCATGATGGCCGACAGTACCGCGTCAATGGCGGGTGCCGCCCTGGGTACTTCCACTACGACGAGCTACATTGAATCTACTGCGGGTATCGCATCGGGTGGCCGTACTGGGTTAACGGCGGTAGTGGTTGGCGTTTTGTTCCTGATCAGCCTCTTCTTTGCTCCGCTGGCGGGTTCAATTCCAGCCTACGCTACCGCGGGTGCACTGCTGTATGTAGCGGTGTTAATGGCAGGTAGTTTGGCCCACGCTAATTGGGAAGACCCCACTGATGCCGCGCCGGTACTGATTGCTGCCCTGGCGATGCCGCTGACATTTTCGATTGCCGAAGGTATCGCGCTTGGCTTTATTAGCTATGTGGCGATCAAAACGCTGTCGGGCCGCTTTGCCGACCTGAACCCGGCGGTGATTATTTTGGCGCTGCTGTTTGCGACAAGATATCTTTTCTTGGTTTGA
- a CDS encoding adenine phosphoribosyltransferase — translation MSIYGDYIKSVIRTVPDWPEQGVNFRDITPLLQNSAAFRKLIDSFVHRYQEMNLDAIAAIDARGFIIGAPLAYELGCSFVPVRKKGKLPFKTISETYTLEYGHSEVELHSDAFQKDDRILLMDDLIATGGTMLAAANLIQRSGGQVVETATIIDLPELGGSQKIRDAGYSVFAVCSFNEDE, via the coding sequence ATGAGCATCTACGGCGACTACATTAAGTCCGTTATTCGCACGGTTCCTGATTGGCCTGAACAAGGGGTGAATTTTCGTGATATCACCCCGTTGCTGCAAAATAGTGCGGCCTTTCGCAAACTGATCGATAGCTTCGTTCATCGCTATCAGGAGATGAACCTGGATGCCATCGCGGCGATTGATGCGCGTGGTTTTATCATTGGCGCGCCGCTTGCGTATGAGTTGGGCTGCAGCTTTGTGCCGGTGCGTAAGAAGGGCAAGCTACCCTTCAAGACCATCAGCGAGACGTATACGCTGGAATATGGGCATTCTGAAGTGGAACTGCACTCCGATGCGTTCCAGAAAGATGATCGTATCCTGCTAATGGATGACCTGATCGCCACCGGTGGCACCATGCTGGCAGCGGCCAACTTGATCCAGCGCAGCGGAGGCCAGGTGGTTGAGACAGCCACTATTATCGATCTACCCGAGCTGGGTGGTTCACAGAAAATTCGCGATGCCGGTTACAGCGTATTCGCCGTTTGTTCTTTCAATGAAGACGAGTAA
- the gpt gene encoding xanthine phosphoribosyltransferase, giving the protein MSSDRYHQHFTVSWDQLHRDVRTLCHQMIERDFKGIVAITRGGLIPAALIARELNIRLIDTVCIKSYDHMDQGGLDIMKGVDHDGEGWLLVDDLVDTGKTARAVRKMLPKAHFVTIYAKPDGRPLVDQYLTEVAQQCWIQFPWDMGVAYVEPLVDQMKR; this is encoded by the coding sequence ATGAGCAGCGATCGCTACCACCAACACTTCACCGTCTCCTGGGATCAGTTGCACCGTGATGTGCGTACGCTTTGTCACCAGATGATCGAACGTGACTTTAAAGGCATCGTAGCGATTACCCGGGGCGGGTTAATTCCCGCCGCGCTGATTGCTCGGGAGCTTAATATCCGCTTGATCGATACCGTGTGTATTAAAAGCTACGACCATATGGATCAAGGCGGCCTGGATATTATGAAGGGCGTCGATCATGACGGTGAAGGCTGGTTGCTGGTCGATGACTTGGTGGATACCGGCAAAACGGCGCGGGCAGTACGCAAAATGCTGCCTAAAGCTCACTTTGTGACTATCTATGCCAAGCCGGACGGCCGCCCCCTGGTGGATCAATATCTGACTGAAGTTGCCCAGCAGTGCTGGATTCAATTCCCGTGGGATATGGGCGTGGCCTACGTTGAGCCGCTTGTTGATCAAATGAAGAGGTAA
- the ung gene encoding uracil-DNA glycosylase, with protein MANPLPDDWSQWLGNEFQADYMLALKDFLAQQKAAKKIIYPHSTQWFRAFELTPLNEVKVVILGQDPYHGPNQAHGLCFSVQPGVPVPPSLVNIYKELATDVGFTPVRHGHLEAWAKQGVLLLNTSLTVEQGNAASHRGKGWEPFTDRAIETVSQHAPPCVFLLWGSHARQKKALIDQGRHLILEAPHPSPLSAHRGFFGTRHFSQANQFLQAQGRAPIEWQLPETP; from the coding sequence ATGGCCAATCCGCTTCCCGACGATTGGAGTCAGTGGCTGGGTAATGAGTTTCAGGCTGACTATATGCTGGCGCTAAAAGATTTTTTGGCCCAGCAAAAAGCCGCGAAGAAGATCATATATCCCCACTCAACGCAGTGGTTTCGTGCCTTTGAGCTGACCCCGTTGAACGAAGTGAAGGTGGTTATTTTAGGCCAGGATCCCTACCACGGGCCCAATCAGGCCCACGGGTTATGCTTTTCCGTGCAGCCCGGGGTACCCGTGCCGCCGTCGCTGGTCAACATCTACAAAGAGTTGGCCACCGATGTCGGTTTTACCCCCGTGCGCCACGGCCATCTAGAAGCATGGGCCAAGCAGGGCGTGCTGTTGCTAAACACCTCGCTGACCGTGGAGCAGGGCAATGCGGCCTCGCATCGCGGTAAAGGGTGGGAGCCGTTCACTGACCGCGCGATTGAAACCGTCAGCCAGCACGCGCCGCCGTGTGTGTTTCTGCTCTGGGGCAGTCATGCCCGCCAGAAGAAGGCACTGATCGACCAGGGGCGCCACTTGATACTGGAAGCCCCGCACCCTTCACCGCTTTCTGCGCACCGGGGTTTTTTTGGCACTCGGCATTTTTCCCAAGCCAATCAATTTCTGCAAGCGCAAGGGCGAGCACCTATCGAGTGGCAATTGCCGGAAACCCCTTAA
- the upp gene encoding uracil phosphoribosyltransferase: MSVYAINHPLVQHKLGLMREVDLSTKSFRELAGEVAKLLTYEATKGLELEDHEIQGWNGEPIATRRLKGKKVTVVPILRAGLGMLEGVTDLIPSARVSVVGLYRDEETLQPVPYFAKFANDIEERMAIVIDPMLATGGSMVATLDMLRERGCEHMKVIVLVAAPEGIKRVQDAYPDIEIYTASIDDRLDENGYIVPGLGDAGDKIFGTR; the protein is encoded by the coding sequence ATGAGTGTTTACGCCATTAACCATCCGCTTGTACAACATAAGCTGGGTCTGATGCGCGAAGTTGACCTGAGCACTAAGAGCTTTCGTGAACTGGCAGGTGAAGTCGCCAAGCTGCTGACCTATGAAGCAACCAAAGGTCTTGAACTGGAAGATCATGAAATTCAGGGATGGAACGGTGAGCCAATTGCAACGCGTCGATTAAAAGGTAAAAAAGTCACCGTCGTACCGATTCTGCGTGCCGGGCTTGGCATGCTGGAAGGCGTAACGGATTTAATTCCGAGTGCGCGGGTAAGCGTTGTAGGTCTTTATCGTGATGAAGAGACGCTGCAGCCGGTGCCTTACTTTGCCAAGTTTGCCAACGATATCGAAGAGCGCATGGCGATCGTGATAGATCCCATGCTGGCCACCGGTGGTTCGATGGTCGCAACACTGGATATGCTGCGTGAGCGGGGCTGTGAGCATATGAAGGTGATCGTGCTCGTCGCCGCCCCTGAAGGTATCAAGCGGGTGCAGGACGCTTACCCCGATATTGAAATTTACACCGCCTCAATAGATGACCGCCTCGACGAAAATGGCTACATCGTCCCCGGATTGGGTGACGCTGGCGATAAGATTTTCGGAACGCGCTAA
- a CDS encoding uracil-xanthine permease family protein codes for MREAASQAESWPKIILTGAQMLFVAFGALVLVPLLTGLDPSVALFTAGVGTLVFHGVTKQSVPVFLASSFAFIAPIQGSVASFGVSATMGGLMAAGLVYVAISQAVRLKGTAWLHRLLPAVVVGPVIMVIGLALAPVAVSMATGETSDNIGYGAAIFLSMTSLLVTLVLAVFGRGLLRLVPIMGGIVTGYLLALLMGVVDFTPVHEAQWLSIPSFTAPSFHWAAILFMIPVAIAPAVEHIGDMVAIGSVTRKNYLEKPGLHRTLLGDGLATSVAALFGGPPNTTYSEVTGAVTLTRAFNPKYMIVAAIIAIVLAFVSKLGALLQTIPGPVMGGIMTLLFGSIAVVGMNTLVRAGQSLTAPRNLVVVSLILVFGIGGMQFGGGQFTLQGVSLAALVGIVLNWLLPREQEGE; via the coding sequence ATGCGTGAAGCTGCCAGTCAGGCTGAGTCGTGGCCGAAAATCATCTTAACCGGCGCACAAATGCTGTTTGTAGCGTTTGGCGCCTTGGTGCTAGTACCGCTTTTGACAGGACTAGACCCAAGCGTTGCCCTGTTCACGGCTGGGGTGGGCACGCTGGTATTTCATGGGGTGACCAAGCAGAGCGTGCCGGTGTTTTTGGCCTCATCGTTTGCCTTTATAGCGCCTATCCAAGGCTCTGTGGCGAGCTTTGGAGTTTCGGCGACCATGGGTGGGCTAATGGCGGCGGGGCTGGTCTATGTGGCGATCTCACAGGCTGTGCGTTTAAAAGGCACTGCCTGGCTGCACCGTTTGCTGCCCGCCGTGGTGGTGGGGCCGGTGATTATGGTGATTGGCCTGGCGCTGGCGCCGGTGGCAGTTAGCATGGCGACCGGTGAAACCAGCGATAACATCGGTTATGGCGCAGCGATTTTCTTATCAATGACCAGCTTGCTGGTAACCCTGGTGCTGGCGGTATTTGGTCGCGGGCTACTTCGCCTTGTACCGATTATGGGCGGCATTGTCACGGGCTATTTGTTAGCGTTGTTGATGGGGGTGGTTGACTTTACGCCGGTGCACGAGGCGCAGTGGCTATCGATCCCCAGCTTTACCGCACCCAGTTTTCATTGGGCTGCCATTCTATTTATGATTCCGGTCGCTATTGCCCCAGCGGTAGAGCACATTGGTGATATGGTGGCGATTGGCTCAGTGACTCGCAAAAACTACCTGGAAAAGCCTGGCCTACACCGCACCCTGTTAGGCGACGGCTTGGCGACCAGCGTAGCAGCGCTATTCGGCGGACCGCCGAACACCACGTACTCGGAAGTCACCGGAGCGGTAACCCTCACTCGGGCGTTTAATCCCAAGTACATGATCGTTGCAGCGATTATTGCCATTGTGCTGGCGTTTGTGTCCAAGCTTGGCGCGCTGCTGCAAACCATTCCTGGGCCGGTAATGGGCGGTATAATGACGCTGTTGTTTGGTTCCATTGCGGTCGTCGGTATGAACACCCTGGTACGTGCCGGGCAGTCGCTGACGGCACCGCGCAATTTAGTCGTGGTTTCACTGATACTGGTGTTCGGGATTGGCGGCATGCAGTTTGGCGGTGGCCAGTTTACGCTCCAGGGCGTTAGTCTAGCCGCCTTGGTGGGTATTGTGTTGAACTGGCTATTACCCCGTGAGCAAGAGGGCGAGTAG
- the mobB gene encoding molybdopterin-guanine dinucleotide biosynthesis protein B, protein MENELTASFPVLGIAAWSGTGKTTLLEKLLPRLGEYGLNVAVIKHAHHSFDVDQPGKDSYKLRSAGAAPVLVASRQRFALMQETPGQDEPDLGQLIAMMVPHKPDLVIVEGFKAWPIPKLVLYRDGIGDAAILTGQWVEAVALSAPPPIDLAASVAQLDLDDSEAVAQWVVTWLSAKNDTMSSKNTSSKHMPSKQQW, encoded by the coding sequence ATGGAAAACGAACTAACCGCATCCTTTCCAGTATTGGGGATTGCTGCCTGGAGCGGCACCGGAAAAACGACGCTGTTAGAGAAGCTGCTACCACGATTAGGCGAGTATGGCTTAAACGTCGCGGTGATTAAGCATGCTCACCATTCGTTTGATGTCGACCAGCCCGGCAAGGATAGTTATAAGCTGCGCAGCGCAGGTGCCGCACCGGTGCTAGTGGCTTCCCGTCAGCGGTTTGCGCTGATGCAGGAAACCCCCGGCCAGGATGAGCCTGATTTAGGCCAGTTAATTGCCATGATGGTGCCGCACAAACCTGACCTGGTGATTGTCGAGGGTTTCAAGGCTTGGCCGATTCCCAAGCTGGTGTTATACCGCGACGGGATTGGCGATGCGGCGATTTTAACCGGCCAGTGGGTTGAGGCCGTCGCGCTCAGTGCGCCACCGCCTATCGACCTGGCGGCTTCGGTGGCTCAGTTAGATCTAGACGATAGCGAAGCGGTTGCACAATGGGTAGTGACCTGGTTAAGCGCTAAAAACGATACGATGTCTTCAAAAAATACGTCTTCAAAACATATGCCTTCAAAACAGCAATGGTGA